One window of Amyelois transitella isolate CPQ chromosome 7, ilAmyTran1.1, whole genome shotgun sequence genomic DNA carries:
- the LOC106130807 gene encoding odorant receptor 49a-like — MGAAIAKAVVEGKDLYEVLSTPMFIVSLQACIKGLVMLSNKRHVENITDDLGQVWRTDNMNEEQKRVRQLKAKELRYAAYAYIYFPQLIAWQYMLLPLFMTLYFNVLLGDGDEMRLPLDSVYPFDPTSNLLFYGITYFYQVYCLLVVVHVYLGSDFNLITLTSHLTVEFLMLSEDLLHIKPKKVTSTGLVYNKENIIDFVKKHQKLTTIAQELDVAMNVLMFINIFFTTLNVGFFGLSALSEGIFFAASKNPWYEGNIEYKKTMSFIMLRSQKPCYITSMRYTKVTLETFTKVLSRTWSYFSLVYTMYKRSK, encoded by the exons ATGGGTGCGGCTATAGCGAAGGCTGTCGTTGAAGGAAAAGACCTTTATGAAGTTCTGTCAACGCCAATGTTCATCGTTAGTTTACAAG CTTGTATAAAAGGATTGGTAATGCTGTCTAACAAGCGTCACGTTGAGAACATAACTGATGACCTGGGACAAGTGTGGAGGACTGACAATATGAACGAAGAACAGAAGAGAGTGAGGCAGTTAAAGGCTAAAGAGCTGCGTTATGCTGCTTATG CGTACATCTATTTTCCTCAACTAATAGCTTGGCAATACATGCTACTGCCGTTATTTATGACGCTATACTTCAATGTATTATTAGGAGACGGTGATGAAATGCGCCTGCCCttagactctgtctacccgtttGACCCAACCAGCAATTTGTTGTTCTATGGAATAACGTATTTTTATCAAGTTTACTGTT TACTAGTCGTCGTTCACGTCTACCTAGGCTCGGACTTCAACCTCATAACTCTTACCTCTCACCTCACAGTGGAGTTCTTGATGCTAAGCGAAGACTTGTTGCATATAAAACCAAAGAAAGTTACTAGCACTGGTTTGGTTTACAACAAAGAGAATATCATTGACTTTGTCAAGAAACACCAGAAATTGACCAC aataGCCCAAGAGTTAGACGTTGCTATGAACGTATtgatgtttatcaatatattCTTTACAACTTTAAATGTTGGCTTTTTTGGACTTTCTGCTTTG AGCGAGGGAATATTTTTTGCTGCAAGTAAGAACCCGTGGTACGAAGGGAATATCGAGTATAAAAAGACAATGTCTTTTATCATGTTGag atCGCAAAAGCCGTGCTACATAACTTCTATGAGGTACACCAAAGTTACATTGGAAACGTTTACAAAG gtACTAAGTCGAACATGGTCGTATTTTTCACTGGTCTACACGATGTATAAACgtagtaaataa